Proteins from one Larimichthys crocea isolate SSNF chromosome XX, L_crocea_2.0, whole genome shotgun sequence genomic window:
- the LOC104933497 gene encoding fibulin-1 isoform X2 translates to MAQWTILLFSLYGVVHGQELQLPTVQECCKDGRDRALGGQDCTILPLISSAHICRIAQEQCCAAAARDQLCDNGIKMAREQGACERPFFQGDPWETKISKTCCDCCMFGLMTASQGSGCELQGLLLGRRCTHTAKTCCGKNTTEEIKPDDLKKETEMPEANVTAKPPEGLDTCKDSTCSQLCVGNGTCACHDGYELQKDGVNCGDVNECLTNRHNCVGGQVCINTEGSFRCQRETSCGTGYELKDDNSCYDIDECVLGTHNCAPDFICTNTVGSFRCHPREKCAGGFIQDAAGSCIDINECVAHTSPCLPGQTCINTMGSYTCRRNTVTCGRGYHLTHDGARCEDVDECRAGNVCGDHGCINLVGTYRCECRSGFLFNSITKLCEDINECRHYPGRLCAHKCENTEGSYQCTCTIGFKLSHDGRNCEDVNECEANPCSQECSNVYGSYQCYCRRGYQLSDMDGITCEDIDECALPTGGHVCSYRCSNAPGSFYCTCPPTGYTLAPNGRTCQDIDECATGSHTCSVSESCFNIQGGFRCLSFTCPPNFRQASWGRCERVTCEFTRDPASCFLLPLRISFYNISFPTNTPIPANVFRMGPSNSVPGDKMLLNIVSGDEDGYFVVQQQAHGGEISLHRALTQPRDFFLTVEMRLIRYGKAHLYMAKIAVFVTHELSIQPTRTFPY, encoded by the exons ATGGCACAGTGGACAATACTTCTGTTTTCCCTGTACGGAGTTGTGCATGGACAAG AGCTTCAGCTTCCCACCGTGCAAGAGTGCTGTAAGGACGGGAGGGATCGAGCCCTGGGAGGACAAGACTGTACAATCctccctctcatctcctctgccCACATCTGCAG GATCGCTCAGGAGCAgtgctgtgcagcagcagcacgagaCCAACTCTGTGACAATGGCATCAAGATGGCCCGTGAACAAGGGGCCTGTGAGAGGCCCTTTTTCCAAGGAGACCCCTGGGAAACCAAAATCTCTAAG ACGTGCTGTGACTGCTGCATGTTTGGTCTGATGACAGCGAGCCAGGGTTCAGGCTGCGAGCTCCAGGGTTTGTTGCTGGGGAGACGGTGCACGCACACGGCTAAAACCTGCTGTGGCAAAAACACGACAGAGGAAATCAAACCTGATGacttaaaaaaag AGACAGAAATGCCTGAGGCCAACGTTACTGCCAAGCCTCCAGAGGGATTGGACACCTGTAAAG ACTCCACTTGCTCCCAGTTGTGTGTGGGTAATGGTACATGTGCATGCCATGATGGTTATGAACTGCAAAAGGATGGAGTGAACTGTGGGG ATGTCAATGAGTGTCTGACGAACCGTCACAACTGCGTCGGCGGCCAAGTTTGCATCAACACAGAGGGTTCCTTTCGCTGTCAGAGGGAAACCAGCTGTGGCACGGGTTATGAACTCAAGGATGACAACAGTTGCTATG ACATAGATGAGTGTGTTTTGGGGACCCATAACTGTGCCCCAGACTTTATATGCACCAACACAGTCGGCTCATTCCGCTGCCATCCAAGAGAGAAGTGTGCAGGCGGTTTCATTCAGGACGCCGCTGGCAGCTGTATCG ATATAAACGAGTGTGTGGCCCATACTAGTCCATGCCTGCCTGGCCAGACATGTATCAACACAATGGGCTCCTATACCTGTCGCAGGAACACAGTCACCTGTGGACGAGGCTATCATCTAACCCACGACGGCGCGCGTTGTGAAG ACGTAGATGAGTGTCGTGCTGGCAATGTGTGTGGCGACCATGGTTGTATCAACCTGGTGGGCACATACCGCTGTGAATGCAGAAGCGGCTTTCTGTTCAACAGTATCACCAAACTGTGTGAAG ATATCAATGAGTGCAGGCATTATCCAGGACGACTCTGTGCCCACAAGTGTGAGAACACAGAAGGTTCCTACCAGTGCACCTGCACCATTGGCTTCAAATTGTCCCACGACGGCAGAAACTGTGAAG ATGTCAATGAGTGTGAAGCCAACCCTTGCAGCCAGGAGTGTTCCAATGTCTATGGCTCCTACCAGTGCTACTGTCGCCGTGGTTACCAGCTGAGTGACATGGATGGAATAACATGTGAAG acATCGATGAGTGCGCTCTGCCAACTGGTGGTCATGTGTGCTCCTACCGCTGCTCCAACGCCCCGGGAAGTTTTTATTGTACGTGCCCACCCACAGGCTACACCCTGGCCCCCAATGGACGCACATGCCAAG ACATTGATGAATGTGCAACAGGGAGCCATACCTGTTCTGTGTCTGAAAGCTGCTTCAACATCCAGGGAGGATTTCGCTGCCTGTCCTTCACATGCCCTCCAAACTTCCGACAAGCATCATGGGG cCGTTGCGAACGCGTAACTTGCGAGTTCACGCGGGATCCTGCGTCGTGTTTCTTGCTCCCGCTGAGAATCTCCTTCTACAACATCAGCTTCCCCACCAACACTCCCATACCCGCTAACGTTTTCCGGATGGGACCCTCTAATTCTGTGCCaggtgacaaaatgttgctcaACATAGTCTCTGGAGACGAGGACGGATACTTTGTCGTGCAGCAGCAGGCTCATGGAGGAGAGATCTCACTGCACCGTGCCTTAACCCAACCACGGGACTTCTTTCTGACTGTGGAGATGAGGCTGATTCGTTACGGGAAGGCACATCTGTACATGGCCAAGATCGCTGTGTTTGTCACACATGAGCTGTCCATCCAGCCCACAAGAACATTTCCGTATTAG